AGTATATTTAGCCATTACTTTCTCATACGACTCATAGGTAAGGTGCACCATCTCTATAACAAAGTCTTTTTGAGGGTGGCTAATAAATACTGCATGAAAAAAACGGCGATAGCGATATATATATTTGAATTGAATACGGAAAAATTGTAAAAGTTTGGCTTTATTATATTTGACTTGATCAAAATTTTGGTAGAGCGTATTTGTTATCTGTAAGTTTCTTGATATGTGATAAGCTTGAATTTGCTCAAACAAATCATATTTATCGGTAAAGTGGGCGTAAAATGTTGAACGGTTAATACCGCTATATGCGCAAATCATTTTAATA
Above is a genomic segment from Staphylococcus piscifermentans containing:
- a CDS encoding TetR/AcrR family transcriptional regulator, coding for MKKNAKRKIFVNTIDLMEEYPIDEITIKMICAYSGINRSTFYAHFTDKYDLFEQIQAYHISRNLQITNTLYQNFDQVKYNKAKLLQFFRIQFKYIYRYRRFFHAVFISHPQKDFVIEMVHLTYESYEKVMAKYTDMDYHMYYIQYLIGGQLGVVFSWLRRNCEESPEEMARIMLRNTIKMRELEETDLPS